From a region of the Candidatus Palauibacter polyketidifaciens genome:
- a CDS encoding nuclear transport factor 2 family protein, with the protein MRKFGATLLLAAAILVTPAAVAAQDDAEAGAVAAVQALFDAMAARDGDAIRGLLTEGAMFVATAETADGVQVRESTGAEFAASIGQPGPALLERLWDPHVMIEGPIAVVWTPYDFHVDGEFSHCGIDAVSLVHTSDGWKISSIAYTRETEGCEPSPLGPPGG; encoded by the coding sequence ATGAGAAAGTTCGGAGCGACGTTGCTTCTCGCCGCCGCGATCCTCGTCACGCCCGCGGCCGTCGCCGCGCAGGATGACGCCGAAGCTGGGGCGGTCGCGGCGGTACAGGCGCTCTTCGACGCCATGGCCGCGCGCGATGGCGATGCGATCCGCGGCCTGCTGACCGAAGGCGCCATGTTCGTCGCCACGGCGGAGACCGCGGACGGCGTCCAGGTCCGGGAGAGCACGGGCGCCGAGTTCGCCGCGTCCATCGGCCAGCCGGGGCCCGCCCTGCTCGAACGGCTGTGGGACCCGCACGTAATGATCGAGGGTCCGATCGCCGTCGTATGGACTCCCTACGACTTCCACGTCGACGGCGAGTTCAGCCACTGCGGAATCGATGCGGTGAGCCTCGTGCACACGAGCGACGGCTGGAAGATCTCGAGCATCGCCTACACCCGCGAAACGGAAGGCTGCGAACCGAGCCCGCTGGGTCCGCCCGGCGGCTGA
- a CDS encoding carbohydrate kinase family protein: MSTRPRLLVVGSPSLDLLHFGGRSVRSAGGAGLYTALAAQRVGAEVTVVAPRPDPMPAELEPADRLLDWRGPPVPPSALPHFEIEYFPDGRTVYRRAVRGSEGDIRYGDIPDAGPGAFAYVVPLLDPELQLGFARRLSAAGVRVGCGTYAPGIRAHPEVVRRVVGASDYFFCNAEEAGLLFGSLDDVGVTPGHAVFVTRGARGARVVLGDHSIDVAAPEVEEVDPTGAGDTFCGTALARLAAGDHPAIAARVAAAHAARTVTGIGPAPLLSDGPPPRAPRDARVRLDGERVRRVAGVIAAAPEAAAFDFIGPDLPEPGNPAALDFFFAGTVQQFGFWHERAGRYEEPMIASLEGRSRKGSDYLWAAYLRWTREAPDELTPSGQAALDDANFDHRLRDDGGHNPLPAGALHPACARAYGDGMLDLGLTPASLLAEANAAERPLAHFLARLDAVGGYREDPWRKKSALLAAILSQRPERFLRLGEGKHVPPIVDYHCQRSCLRLGVVAVTDETLASKLARREVVSAEEEEAVRAACYEAVGEIRELSGRSMGAVDWFFFQNRMRCPEMTDPDCAACPADPACAHRTRLFQPVYRTAAY; encoded by the coding sequence ATGAGCACCCGGCCACGGCTCCTCGTGGTCGGGAGCCCCTCTCTGGACCTCCTGCACTTCGGCGGCCGCTCCGTGCGGTCCGCCGGAGGCGCGGGACTCTACACGGCGCTCGCGGCGCAACGGGTCGGGGCCGAAGTCACGGTCGTCGCGCCGCGGCCGGATCCCATGCCGGCGGAACTCGAACCGGCGGACCGCCTCCTCGACTGGCGGGGCCCGCCGGTGCCGCCCTCCGCGCTCCCCCACTTCGAGATCGAGTACTTCCCCGACGGCCGGACCGTGTATCGCCGAGCGGTTCGCGGTTCCGAGGGGGACATCCGCTACGGCGACATCCCCGACGCGGGACCGGGGGCCTTCGCCTACGTCGTCCCTCTCCTCGACCCGGAGCTGCAGCTGGGGTTCGCGCGGCGGCTGTCCGCTGCGGGCGTGCGCGTGGGGTGCGGGACGTACGCTCCCGGGATCCGTGCGCACCCGGAGGTCGTCAGGCGGGTCGTGGGGGCATCCGACTACTTCTTCTGCAATGCGGAGGAGGCCGGCCTCCTCTTTGGGTCTCTCGACGACGTGGGCGTCACGCCGGGGCACGCGGTCTTCGTCACCCGGGGGGCGCGGGGCGCTCGCGTCGTCCTGGGCGACCACTCGATCGACGTCGCCGCCCCGGAGGTCGAGGAGGTGGATCCGACGGGCGCCGGCGACACCTTCTGCGGGACGGCGCTGGCCCGGCTCGCGGCCGGAGACCACCCCGCCATCGCCGCGCGCGTTGCGGCGGCCCATGCCGCCCGGACGGTGACGGGCATCGGTCCGGCGCCCCTCCTCTCGGACGGCCCGCCGCCGCGGGCGCCGCGAGATGCCCGGGTCCGCCTCGACGGGGAACGCGTCCGGCGCGTGGCCGGCGTCATCGCCGCGGCCCCCGAGGCGGCGGCATTCGATTTCATTGGCCCGGATCTTCCCGAACCCGGCAACCCGGCGGCGCTCGATTTCTTCTTCGCCGGGACCGTGCAACAGTTCGGTTTCTGGCACGAGCGCGCGGGCCGCTACGAGGAACCCATGATTGCCTCCCTGGAGGGCCGGTCCCGCAAGGGGAGCGACTACCTGTGGGCCGCCTACCTGCGCTGGACCCGCGAGGCGCCGGACGAACTCACGCCCTCCGGGCAGGCCGCCCTCGACGACGCAAACTTCGATCATCGTCTGCGGGACGACGGAGGACACAACCCGCTCCCCGCGGGCGCCCTCCATCCGGCGTGCGCGCGGGCCTACGGAGACGGCATGCTGGACCTCGGCCTGACCCCGGCGTCGCTCCTGGCCGAAGCCAACGCCGCGGAGCGGCCCCTCGCCCACTTCCTCGCGCGCCTCGATGCGGTCGGCGGATACCGGGAGGACCCGTGGAGGAAGAAGTCCGCCCTTCTCGCGGCGATCCTCAGCCAGCGCCCGGAGCGATTCCTCCGGCTCGGGGAGGGAAAGCACGTGCCGCCGATCGTCGACTACCACTGCCAGCGCAGTTGCCTCCGGCTCGGCGTCGTTGCGGTGACCGACGAGACGCTGGCCTCGAAGCTCGCGAGGCGGGAGGTTGTGAGCGCGGAAGAGGAGGAGGCCGTGCGCGCCGCCTGTTACGAGGCGGTCGGGGAGATCCGGGAGCTGAGCGGGCGCTCCATGGGGGCGGTGGACTGGTTTTTCTTTCAGAACCGGATGCGTTGTCCGGAGATGACGGACCCCGACTGCGCGGCGTGCCCCGCCGACCCGGCGTGCGCGCACCGCACCCGACTCTTTCAGCCGGTGTATCGTACAGCAGCCTATTGA
- a CDS encoding multicopper oxidase family protein has protein sequence MRTLAVAAALPAFIGLTAAPASGQEHAGHMMATDSTGAVWRMPPQPIPMPMMLPGLMGAVPGVTPYLPDPGHDPGMLPEAVFREVVEMADGDTLRLEAGFVRRTIGTRTFTMYGFNGQYPGPLIRVPQGAEIIVLFTNHIDLPTAVHWHGVRLENEFDGVPGVTQDPVEPGESFIYRVHFRDAGLYWYHPHHREDIQQDLGLYGNMLVDAPAPDYYGPANGEDFLMLDDLLVDEGGLFPWGREAAVQTLMGRFGNQLLVNGEPRWEATVRRGEVRRLYLTNVANTRTFNLVLEGAEMKLVGADVSKFERESFVSNVVLAPAQRYIVDARFDEPGTWALLNPIQAIDHFNGRFYPQTDTLGIVTVLDEPMAEDHGTAFETLREHADVIEDIDRYRAEFGRPVDHELELTVRVGDLPSDIVAVMAIDTLYFPPVEWTDAMPMMNFLSTSENLTWILRDTRTGKENRDIDWRFKVGDVRKIRIHNQRRSFHPMQHPIHIHGQRFLVLSKDGIPSDNLAWKDTVVIPVGSTFDILLEASNSGRWMAHCHIAEHLEAGMSMVFTVDPG, from the coding sequence GTGCGCACCCTCGCCGTCGCCGCAGCCCTCCCGGCGTTCATCGGACTGACGGCCGCCCCGGCATCGGGGCAGGAGCACGCGGGCCACATGATGGCGACGGACAGCACGGGGGCCGTGTGGCGCATGCCGCCGCAGCCGATCCCGATGCCGATGATGCTGCCGGGCCTGATGGGCGCCGTCCCCGGCGTGACCCCGTACCTGCCCGACCCCGGCCACGATCCCGGGATGCTCCCGGAGGCGGTCTTCCGGGAGGTCGTGGAGATGGCCGACGGCGACACGCTCCGCCTCGAGGCCGGGTTCGTCCGGCGCACGATCGGGACGCGGACCTTCACGATGTACGGCTTCAACGGGCAGTACCCCGGGCCCCTCATCCGCGTCCCCCAGGGCGCGGAGATCATCGTCCTGTTCACGAACCACATCGACCTGCCGACGGCCGTCCACTGGCACGGCGTCAGGCTCGAGAACGAGTTCGACGGCGTCCCCGGCGTCACCCAGGATCCGGTCGAACCCGGCGAGTCCTTCATCTACCGGGTCCATTTCCGGGACGCCGGCCTCTACTGGTACCACCCCCACCACCGCGAGGACATCCAGCAGGACCTCGGTCTGTACGGGAACATGCTCGTCGACGCGCCCGCGCCCGACTACTACGGCCCCGCGAACGGGGAGGACTTCCTCATGCTCGACGACCTGCTCGTCGACGAAGGCGGACTCTTCCCCTGGGGCCGCGAGGCCGCCGTGCAGACGCTCATGGGCCGATTCGGAAACCAGTTGCTCGTGAACGGCGAGCCGCGCTGGGAGGCGACGGTCCGCCGCGGCGAGGTCCGCCGGCTCTACCTCACGAACGTCGCGAACACGCGCACCTTCAACCTCGTCCTGGAGGGCGCGGAGATGAAGCTCGTGGGCGCCGACGTGAGCAAGTTCGAGCGTGAGAGCTTCGTCTCGAACGTCGTCCTCGCCCCGGCCCAGCGATACATCGTCGACGCCCGCTTCGACGAGCCGGGGACGTGGGCGCTCCTCAACCCGATTCAGGCCATCGACCACTTCAACGGCCGCTTCTATCCCCAAACCGACACGCTCGGGATCGTCACCGTCCTCGACGAACCGATGGCGGAGGACCACGGGACGGCCTTCGAGACCCTGCGCGAACACGCGGACGTCATCGAGGACATCGACCGCTACCGCGCCGAGTTCGGCCGGCCCGTCGACCACGAACTCGAGCTCACGGTCCGGGTCGGGGACCTCCCCAGCGACATCGTCGCGGTGATGGCGATCGACACCCTCTATTTCCCGCCCGTCGAGTGGACCGACGCGATGCCGATGATGAACTTCCTTTCGACGTCGGAGAACCTGACGTGGATCCTGCGCGACACCCGGACGGGGAAGGAGAACCGGGACATCGACTGGCGCTTCAAGGTCGGCGACGTGCGGAAGATCCGCATCCACAACCAGCGCCGTTCGTTCCACCCGATGCAGCACCCGATCCATATCCACGGCCAGCGCTTCCTCGTGCTCTCGAAGGACGGGATACCGTCGGACAATCTCGCGTGGAAGGACACGGTCGTGATCCCGGTCGGATCGACGTTCGACATCCTGCTCGAGGCCTCCAACTCTGGCCGATGGATGGCGCACTGCCATATTGCGGAGCACCTGGAGGCCGGCATGTCCATGGTGTTCACGGTGGACCCCGGCTAG
- a CDS encoding intradiol ring-cleavage dioxygenase, producing MTHDHAERGRILTRREALAALGVGGGALAAGRWILGTGPEVALAAQAEGIARALPACVAKPEQTEGPFFVDAGLERSDIRSDPSTGAVSEGIPLTLRFNVSRISRGDCSALAGALVDLWQCDADGVYSGVEDEGAPAAARHRQFLRGHQLTDDDGVARFTTIFPGWYRERAVHVHFKVRTEVAGQPYEFTSQLYFDEALTDKVHAQAPYAARGQRTRMNADDRIFRDGGESLMARVSEADDGYVATFDLGLDLTDAETGRPDGGDGRRGRPRRT from the coding sequence ATGACACACGATCACGCGGAACGGGGCCGGATACTCACGCGGCGCGAAGCTCTCGCCGCCCTCGGCGTGGGCGGCGGGGCGCTGGCCGCCGGCCGGTGGATTCTCGGGACGGGCCCGGAGGTGGCCCTCGCTGCCCAGGCGGAAGGGATCGCTCGCGCGCTGCCGGCCTGCGTGGCGAAGCCCGAGCAGACGGAAGGACCCTTCTTCGTGGACGCGGGGCTCGAACGGTCGGACATCCGGTCTGATCCGTCGACCGGGGCGGTGAGCGAGGGAATCCCGCTGACCCTGAGGTTCAACGTCTCCCGGATCTCCCGGGGCGACTGCTCGGCGCTCGCCGGCGCGCTGGTCGACCTGTGGCAGTGCGACGCCGACGGCGTCTACTCCGGGGTCGAAGACGAGGGAGCCCCCGCGGCGGCCAGGCACAGGCAGTTCCTGCGCGGCCACCAGCTCACGGATGACGATGGCGTGGCCCGGTTCACCACGATCTTTCCGGGCTGGTACCGCGAGCGCGCGGTCCACGTGCACTTCAAGGTGCGCACCGAGGTCGCCGGACAGCCCTACGAGTTCACCTCGCAGCTCTACTTCGACGAGGCGCTCACGGACAAGGTGCACGCACAGGCGCCGTACGCCGCGCGCGGCCAACGCACGAGGATGAACGCCGACGACCGCATCTTCCGCGACGGTGGCGAGAGCCTCATGGCCCGGGTGAGCGAGGCGGATGACGGATACGTCGCCACCTTCGATCTGGGTCTCGATCTCACGGACGCCGAGACCGGCCGGCCCGACGGCGGAGACGGGAGACGCGGGAGGCCTCGGCGGACCTAA